A region from the Palaemon carinicauda isolate YSFRI2023 chromosome 9, ASM3689809v2, whole genome shotgun sequence genome encodes:
- the LOC137646309 gene encoding uncharacterized protein, with the protein MEARREEEEREESRCAKEMEAKREENEREERGHAKEIEARRKEREKEMEAKREEEAQEIARYASLMEEKEREEARKIAQHACELVLWHARTQSTAQTETNPAKHEPVFNVSEAQRIILRFTIEASEEIFDEFETVAATMKWREDK; encoded by the coding sequence atggaagcaagacgagaagaagaagaaagagaagaaagtcgatgtgcgaaagaaatggaagcaaaacGAGAAGAAAATGAGAGGGAAGAAAGAGGACATGCGAAGGAAATAGAAGCAAGACGGAAAGAAagggagaaggaaatggaagcgaaGCGAGAAGAGGAAGCCCAAGAGATTGCAAGATATGCAAGcttaatggaagaaaaagaacgagaagaagcccgAAAGATTGCACAGCATGCTTGTGAACTGGTGTTGTGGCACGCCCGTACACAGTCAACAGCGCAAACAGAAACGAATCCTGCTAAGCATGAACCCGTGTTTAATGTTTCAGAAGCCCAGAGGATAATTCTAAGGTTCACAATAGAGGCCTCAGAGGAGATATTTGATGAATTTGAAACGGTCGCAGCAACGATGAAATGGCGAGAAGATAAATGA